One part of the Dermacentor silvarum isolate Dsil-2018 chromosome 6, BIME_Dsil_1.4, whole genome shotgun sequence genome encodes these proteins:
- the LOC119456698 gene encoding F-box/LRR-repeat protein 14: protein MESQPAAWVADGCRADTEQAEEQRHCSSPSPDTAVSSTSADAEPAATVASGPQPPCSDELGIEILNPEVIRLIFGYLDVQNRGRMAQVCTAWKAIADERCIWVDVEARLRLSECSTSVLDCVARRGIRRVKVLGFKGDQVAQLVRALPHIKSLDLSDNFSVNNSVVIGAFEPRVCESLAILNLSWCPQIDDSAIECLTNQLPNLEELYLIACDHITDSSMGFIAARLPRLRVLDIKECEVSSAGLQQLAGFCEDGVLSATLGAKALTHLGLEDCALVSDAGLESISLGLLHLLRLDLSMCLGVTDAGFEHVGKMMSLKDLALTGCEDLTGLTVHHLAVGRFSLTSLDIAYCNHIDDDAISNISRGSGLLALRTLNITACPVTDVGISTLAQKLTDLRVLNISECDLVTKEGIAVVSAHLRRLRAVHMRLCMGLTNIALKHLSRISSLEVVNLKGCSKLRNKAMSYMAPGKTQSNILELDVSFTAINDAGARYIAQGMQKLRSLNLSGCMVGDKGVARIARSLGSLSTLKISRCHEISDNGIKAIACNLKNLKAIDIKGCPRTTSAGRRCLIARLPNLKFL from the exons ATGGAAAGCCAGCCGGCGGCATGGGTCGCTGATGGTTGCCGGGCGGACACCGAACAGGCGGAAGAGCAGCGGCATTGCTCTTCGCCTTCTCCAGACACCGCCGTTAGCAGTACGTCAGCAGACGCAGAACCGGCGGCGACGGTGGCGTCCGGCCCTCAGCCTCCTTGCTCGGACGAGCTAGGCATCGAAATTCTGAACCCTGAGGTGATTCGGCTGATCTTCGGTTACCTCGACGTACAAAACCGGGGCCGTATGGCGCAAGTGTGCACCGCCTGGAAGGCCATCGCCGACGAGCGCTGCATCTGGGTGGATGTAGAGGCGCGGCTGAGGCTTTCCGAGTGCAGCACCTCGGTTCTGGACTGCGTCGCTCGACGAGGCATACGACGCGTGAAGGTCCTCGGCTTCAAGGGCGATCAGGTGGCGCAGCTGGTCCGGGCGCTGCCGCACATAAAGTCGCTCGATTTGTCCGACAACTTTAGCGTGAACAACAGCGTCGTCATTGGGGCGTTCGAACCGCGGGTGTGCGAATCGCTCGCCATTCTGAACCTGAGCTGGTGCCCGCAGATCGACGACTCGGCGATAGAGTGTCTCACCAACCAGCTCCCCAACCTCGAGGAGCTGTACTTGATCGCCTGCGACCACATTACCGATTCCAGCATGGGCTTCATCGCTGCCAGGCTGCCCAGGCTCAGGGTGCTCGACATCAAAGAATGCGAAGTGTCCAGCGCGGGCCTGCAGCAGCTGGCGGGATTCTGCGAGGATGGGGTGCTGTCGGCTACGCTTGGCGCGAAAGCGCTGACGCATCTCGGCCTCGAGGACTGCGCGCTCGTTTCCGACGCCGGTCTGGAGTCCATCAGCTTGGGCTTGCTTCACCTGTTGCGCTTGGACCTCAGCATGTGCCTCGGTGTTACGGATGCGGGATTTGAGCACGTGGGAAAGATGATGTCCCTCAAGGACCTGGCCCTGACCGGCTGCGAGGACTTGACGGGACTCACCGTTCATCACCTCGCCGTCGGCCGGTTCTCGCTCACTAGCCTCGACATCGCTTACTGTAACCACATCGACGACGATGCCATTTCGAACATCTCGCGTGGTTCGGGCCTGCTCGCGCTGAGGACGCTCAACATCACTGCCTGTCCCGTGACGGACGTCGGCATCTCCACGTTGGCGCAGAAGTTGACCGACCTCAGGGTGCTAAACATATCCGAGTGCGATCTCGTCACCAAAGAAGGCATCGCTGTCGTGTCAGCGCATCTGCGCAGGTTGCGTGCTGTTCACATGAGACTCTGCATGGGCCTGACGAACATTGCCCTGAAGCACTTGTCACGCATATCTAGTCTAGAGGTGGTGAACCTGAAGGGCTGTAGCAAGTTAAGGAACAAGGCAATGTCCTACATGGCACCCGGCAAAACGCAGTCGAATATCCTGGAACTGGACGTCAGTTTCACGGCCATAAACGATGCTGGCGCCCGCTACATAGCACAG GGCATGCAGAAGTTGCGGAGCCTGAACCTGAGCGGCTGCATGGTTGGCGACAAGGGCGTGGCACGCATCGCGCGCAGCCTGGGCAGTCTGAGCACACTGAAGATCTCGCGCTGCCACGAAATCAGCGACAACGGCATAAAGGCGATCGCCTGCAACCTCAAGAACCTGAAGGCCATCGACATCAAGGGTTGTCCGAGGACTACATCAGCCGGAAGGCGTTGCCTGATCGCCAGGTTGCCAAACCTGAAATTCCTGTGA